Below is a genomic region from Gemmobacter sp. 24YEA27.
GTTCAGCAATACGGTTCCTCGGATTCGGGCGCTTCGCTCGGCGACATCCTCGGCGCCGCGCTGAAGGGCGACCGCTGAGCCAAAGGCTGAAACGCCGCCAGAACCAATTGGCGGCCTCACAGCCCTGGAGAGAAAATGACAGGAAAGGCCGGGGAAATCCTCCCCGGCCTTTTTCTTTTGCGCGTGCCCGATTCGCCGGTCAGCGCGGTCACAGACAGGATCCGGGTGCCGCTACGGGCCGACGAAGGGCTCAATCGCACCATCAAGCGGCTTTTCAGCACCGGGTCACCGGGTCTCATAGCAGCCAGGTGCTTGTTTTCATTTGCCTCATCCGCTTTTTCTGCTTTTATGATCACAGACGCGCCAGGGCTGACTGCCACATCCTGGCCGAAACAATGTCGCGAAGGGGAGTGACCGGATGATCCGCTCGGAACTGATCCAGAAGATCGCAGACGAGAACCCGCATCTGACCCAACGCCATGTTGAGCGGATCGTGAACACGGTTTTCGAAGAGATCATCGAAGCGCTGTCGCGCGGCGACCGGGTCGAATTGCGCGGCTTCGGCGCCTTCTCGGTCAAAGAGCGCGACGCCCGCACCGGCCGCAACCCGCGCACCGGCGAGGCCGTCGAAGTCGAGGACAAGCGCGTCCCCTTCTTCAAGACCGGCAAATTGCTGCGCGACCGGCTGAACGGCCGCTGATCGGCGCAAGCCGGGTTGAACAGCGCTGCGTTAAGCCCGATATTCCGGCCAAGGGGCAGGCTTTGCCTGCCCGGTTCCTGACTGACGGATAGCGGATCATGCTGCGTTACCTGCGCTTTATCTTCATCGGCATCACCGGCCTCGTGCTGCTGACGCTTGCCCTGGCCAATCGCGGACAGGTGCAGTTGCGGCTCTTGCCCGAAGGCATCGGCAATATTCTCGGCACCACCGGCGGCTGGTCGATCCCGCTATTTGTGGTGATCCTCGGATCGGTGGCCATCGGCATCCTGGTCGGCTTCATCTGGGAATGGATGCGCGAGATGCGGATACGCCAGGCGGCAAAGGTCCAGACCAAGACCGTGGCGCGGCTTGAGAAGGAACTCGCCGTCCTGAAGGACAGCAATTCCGTGCCGCCCCGGGACGAGGTTCTTGCGATTCTCGCCGGGGACGGGCGGAAGTGAGCTCTCCCATCCGGGTAAAGATCTGCGGCTTGCGCCATGCAGCCGAAGTCTCTGCCGCCGCCGCCGCTGGAGCCGCCTATGTGGGCTTTGTCTTCTTTCCCAGGTCCCCACGCCATGCCTCGCTGACAGAGGCCCGTGAGGCCGCGCTGAGCGCGCCTGAGGGCCTGTGCAAGGTGGCGCTTGTGGTCGATGCTGATGACGGCCTGCTCGACAGTATCCTGGCCGAAGTGCCCATTGATATGCTGCAGCTGCATGGCAGCGAGACGCCCGGGCGCGTGTCAGAGATCCGCGCGCGCTTCGGCCTGCCGGTGATGAAGGCGGTCGGCGTAGCGGATGAGGGCGATCTGGCGCCGCTCATGGATTATGCGCTGGTGGCAGATCAGCTGCTGATCGATGCCAAGCCCCCGAAAGGGACCGCCCTGCCGGGCGGCAACGGGCTGAGCTTTGACTGGCGGCTGGTGGCGCAACGGCGCTGGCTGAAGCCCTGGATGCTCGCGGGTGGGTTGACCCCCGAGAATGTGGCCGAAGCGATACGCCTGACCAATGCGCGCCAGGTCGACGTGTCTTCGGGCGTGGAAACTGCGCCGGGCATCAAGGATCTGGATCGGATCCGCACTTTTGCCCGCGCGGCCCTTGGCCCGGCGGAACCGGCGATTCCGAAACTGCGCTGACCGCCGGCCTGCAGGGCGCTCAGACAATGAAAAAGCCCCGGAGCTCACGCGCCGGGGCTTTTTTATTTCGGTTTCGCGGATCAGTGCAGCCTGGCGTCGACCTGGGCAATCGCATCTTCAATCGACGCAGCCGCCCAGTCTTCGGTGCTGTTTTTCGCCAGCAGGTCGCCTGCCGCCGCAATCGCAACCGCCACGGCGCGCTCGCGCACCTGACGAACAGCGGTCTGCTCTGCCAGAGCGATCTGCTCTTCAGCAGCCTTCAGCCTGCGCTCGATCGAAATGGCCAGATCCGCACGCGCCTTGTCGGCTGCGGCCCGGGCCTCATCCCTGGCCGAAGCCACGATGCGGTCCGACTGTTCGATCACTTCCTTTTGCTTGCGCTCATAGGAAGCGAGGATCGACTTGGCCTCTTCGCGCAGCGCCCTTGCCTCGTCCAGCTCGGCCTTGATCGCGACCGCACGCTTATCGAGAAGCCGCCCGAGCAACCCCGGTACACCTGCATAGATCAGGATACCGACGAAGATCAGGAAGGCGATCAGGACCACGAAGTCGGTATTCCCGAGCGAGAAGAACGGACCCGAAGCCGCGAGGGCGGGCGTCGCGCTCACAAGGGCTGCGGCAGTGATGAGAAGCTTTTTCATCGCCTTACCCTTTCAGCCGGGCAGCAATCGCCGCCGTTACCGACCGCGCATCGGCGGAGCCGCCAAGCGCTGCAACCAGTTCCTTCGCGGTGTCTTTCGCGACGGCCTGAACCGCCTCTTCAGCACCGGCCCGGATCTCGGCGATCTTCGCCTCGGACTCTGCAGCCCGTGCGGTGATCTCGACATCGGCCTTTGCAGTCGCCGCATCCAGGTCTTTCTGGATTTCGGCCTTCGCTGCCGCGATGATCTTTCCAGCCTCGGTGCGGGCCGTTGCCAGCGCCTCGTTATAGGCTTTCTCGGCCTCGAGTGCCTTGAGCTTCAGCTCTTCGGCCGCGGCGAGATCATTGGTGATCGTTCCCTTGCGCTCGGCCAGCACCGCGCCGATGCGCGGCAGGGCAATGCGCGAGAGGATCACGAACAACACCACCAGGGCGACCGCAAGCCAGAAAATCTGGTTGGGCATCCAGTCGGTGCAGAGCTGCGGCATCCCTTTGGCGCCGCCCGCGTCATAAAGGCATTCTGCATGCCAGTTAACGCCGTGGGTTTCCGTTGCCATTCTGCTCTCCGTCGATCCCTTCTGAACAGGAAGGGCGCCAGCCGTCTCCGACCCGCGCCGCTTCCCACTTTTACGTCAGAAGCAGATCAGACTGCGAACATCAGCAGCAGAGCGATCAGGAACGAGAAGATCCCGAGTGCTTCTGCGAAAGCGATACCAACGAAGAGGTTGGCGGTCTGGCCCGGAGCGGCCGAAGGGTTGCGCAGAGCGCCGGCGAGGAAGTTGCCGACGATGTTACCCACACCGATGCCAGCGCCGCCGAGACCGAAAGCCGCGAGGCCAGCGCCGATGTATTTGCCGAGAGCTGCGATTTCGCCTTCCATGGTCGAATACTCCTGTATTTGGATTTGGCTGAGTTGAGGTCCGGACCGTCAGGGGTGACGCTTAGTGATGCGCGTCGCCCACAGCGTCTTTCAGATAGACACAGGTCAGAATGGTGAAGACATAGGCCTGAACAAAGGCCACGAGCACCTCGAGCGCGTAGATGCCAACGGCACCTGCGATCGCGAGCGGCGAGATGATCGCCATCGAGGCAAAGCCCGCGAAAACTTTGAGAACGGCGTGACCTGCCAGCAGGTTACCTGCAAGACGGATCGAATGGGACACCGGGCGCATGATGTAAGAGATGATCTCAATCACCGCCAGAACCGGGCGCAGCGCGAGCGGCGCCGAGGACACCCAGAACATCGAGAAGAAGCCCAGACCCTTGCGGGCGATCCCGATCAGGGTAACGCCGAAGAACACCAGAAGCGCAAGCGACGCGGTCACGGCGACATGCGAGGTGGTGGTGAAGCTCATCGGCAAGAGGCCAAGGAGGTTCGAGAGCAGGATGAAGAGGAAAAGCGTCATGACATAGGGGAAATACTTCACCCCGTCATGGCCTGCGACTTCTTCAACCATGTTATGGATAAAGCCGTAGAACACTTCGGCGACCGATTGCAGACGGGTCGGGATGATGCCGCGATGACGGGTCGCCAGCACGAACAGCGCGAAGACGCACAGAAGTGCGATCCCCATCCACAGCGTCACATTGGTCACGGTGAACGTGCCCACGGGGCCATCGCCCCAGAGGGGTTTCACAATGAACTGATCCATCGGATGGATCGAAAAACCGCTTCCGCCCTCAGCCGTGCCTTCTGCCGCCACGATCAGTTCCCTTCACCCGATGCGGCGCCGGCCTCTGCCTTTGCCGCCTTGTCATCCCTTGCGGCCTCAGCCGCACGTTTTTCCGCCACTTCCCGCGCGGTGCCCATCATGGTGCGCACCCCCGCGGCAAACCCCAGGAGCGAGAAGATCACCAGGAGGAACGGGATCGTGCCGAACAGCTTGTCCAGCCCATAACCGATCCCGGTTCCGACGATAATGCCGGTCGCAAGCTCGATCACCATTCTCCAGGCAAGCTCGCCATGCGAGAGGCCCTTCGCCACAGAGGTCTTATCTGACTTCGGCTTGCCCCGCAGATCACCAAGCCGCTTTTCCAGCGCCCTGAGCCTGTCGGGATCGGGTTCCGAAGCCATTTTCGCCACCCCATGACATTTGCGAGGGTTCTATGCGGCGGGGGGAAGGGTGTCAACCTTGCGTGAACTCGGGGTATCTCAGCACAACCCATTGAAATTACGTGCATATGAGATTCGCAACCTATCTTTTCTCCGCTCCCCGCGGGCGCAGGATCGCGATTTGCACGCCGCTTCAATATTCAACGAAACGGTTGAATATCGCCGGTTGCGCCCGCCCGCCCTGGCCGCGATACTGCGACATGCTTTCCGCCTCCGCCCAGCTGGACCTCGTCTTCGCCGCCCTCGCCGATCCGACGCGGCGCGCGATTCTCGCGATGCTGCTCGAAGATGATATGGCGGTGACCGATGTGGCGCATCCGTTCGAGATCAGCCTTGCAGCCGTGTCGAAACATCTTGGCGTGCTCGCGGATGCCGGGCTGATCACGCGGGAGCGGCGCGGGAGGGTGATCTGGTGCAAACTCGAGCCCGATGCCCTGCGCGGCGCCTCGGTCTGGATGCAGGCCTTCGGCCAGTTCGAGCCCCTCGACCTGGACCAGTTCGAACGTTTTCTGGAAAGCGAGCTCGCCGGAACGGAAACCGCGCCTCTTATGCCGGAAGAGGCCTCCGGCGGGGATATTTAAGGACAGAAGTCATCTTTTTTCCTGGTTTCTGTCCTTAAATATCCCGGGGGGGCGCCGCCGCAGGCGACGGGTCCCCCCCTGCCCCGGCAGTCAGGCGCACAACCGCTCTTTGCAGGCGTCACCATCAGGTTCTTTTTCCCTTTGCCCAAGGCGTTGCGCTGCAATCCATCCACCACCAGGTCAGCTTTTGGCTGCCTGAAGCTGGCCACCTGCCCCGACAGGCCGGGAAACATCGCTGCCGCATACGGTTCTGCGCCGGGGCACGCCCGGGCCTCAGAGGATTCCTTTACAACCGGAAACAGTCTGTCCAAAACGCTACGGCCAAGGCCCATGTTTCAACCGGAGGCTGCCACAAACCTGCCCCGGTTCGCGGCGATCCTTGGGCTCAGGAAAACCAATGGGCCCATTGCCAGCCGCAAAGCCGGCTGCGGGCCAGGAACTGAAGGAACGCCGCCATGACCAAGGCACTTGAATTTCTGCGCAGCCTGACCGCGAAACGTGCCGTCGAGCCAGATGTCGATGCCGCTTTCGACGCCCGGCTGCAAAGGCTCGACGCGGTGCGTCAGGTGTCGGTTTCGCGCGCGGTGCTGTTCAGAACGCAGCCGTCACAGCAGGAAGCCTGAGCGCGTTGATCAGGTCGCGCAGCTCCTGCCGCGCGGCGACGTTGGAGAGGTTCATCTGCTCGACCCCGGTATCCTTCAGGTCAAGCAGCGTCAGCCCTCGCGGAAACAATTCGCGAAAGATCACGCGTTCGGAAAAACCGGGCGCCACACGAAAGCCGATGCGGCGGGAGAGATCCTCCAGCGCGGCACCGACCTTTTTCTTGTTATGCATCGCCTGGGCGCCCAGGCGGTTGCGCAAAACGATCCAGTCGATCGGCTTCAGCCCGGCCTGCGCCCGCAATTGCCGCGC
It encodes:
- the ihfB gene encoding integration host factor subunit beta, whose amino-acid sequence is MIRSELIQKIADENPHLTQRHVERIVNTVFEEIIEALSRGDRVELRGFGAFSVKERDARTGRNPRTGEAVEVEDKRVPFFKTGKLLRDRLNGR
- a CDS encoding LapA family protein, with protein sequence MLRYLRFIFIGITGLVLLTLALANRGQVQLRLLPEGIGNILGTTGGWSIPLFVVILGSVAIGILVGFIWEWMREMRIRQAAKVQTKTVARLEKELAVLKDSNSVPPRDEVLAILAGDGRK
- a CDS encoding phosphoribosylanthranilate isomerase — encoded protein: MSSPIRVKICGLRHAAEVSAAAAAGAAYVGFVFFPRSPRHASLTEAREAALSAPEGLCKVALVVDADDGLLDSILAEVPIDMLQLHGSETPGRVSEIRARFGLPVMKAVGVADEGDLAPLMDYALVADQLLIDAKPPKGTALPGGNGLSFDWRLVAQRRWLKPWMLAGGLTPENVAEAIRLTNARQVDVSSGVETAPGIKDLDRIRTFARAALGPAEPAIPKLR
- a CDS encoding F0F1 ATP synthase subunit B, with protein sequence MKKLLITAAALVSATPALAASGPFFSLGNTDFVVLIAFLIFVGILIYAGVPGLLGRLLDKRAVAIKAELDEARALREEAKSILASYERKQKEVIEQSDRIVASARDEARAAADKARADLAISIERRLKAAEEQIALAEQTAVRQVRERAVAVAIAAAGDLLAKNSTEDWAAASIEDAIAQVDARLH
- a CDS encoding F0F1 ATP synthase subunit B' → MATETHGVNWHAECLYDAGGAKGMPQLCTDWMPNQIFWLAVALVVLFVILSRIALPRIGAVLAERKGTITNDLAAAEELKLKALEAEKAYNEALATARTEAGKIIAAAKAEIQKDLDAATAKADVEITARAAESEAKIAEIRAGAEEAVQAVAKDTAKELVAALGGSADARSVTAAIAARLKG
- a CDS encoding F0F1 ATP synthase subunit C, yielding MEGEIAALGKYIGAGLAAFGLGGAGIGVGNIVGNFLAGALRNPSAAPGQTANLFVGIAFAEALGIFSFLIALLLMFAV
- a CDS encoding F0F1 ATP synthase subunit A, whose translation is MDQFIVKPLWGDGPVGTFTVTNVTLWMGIALLCVFALFVLATRHRGIIPTRLQSVAEVFYGFIHNMVEEVAGHDGVKYFPYVMTLFLFILLSNLLGLLPMSFTTTSHVAVTASLALLVFFGVTLIGIARKGLGFFSMFWVSSAPLALRPVLAVIEIISYIMRPVSHSIRLAGNLLAGHAVLKVFAGFASMAIISPLAIAGAVGIYALEVLVAFVQAYVFTILTCVYLKDAVGDAHH
- a CDS encoding AtpZ/AtpI family protein → MASEPDPDRLRALEKRLGDLRGKPKSDKTSVAKGLSHGELAWRMVIELATGIIVGTGIGYGLDKLFGTIPFLLVIFSLLGFAAGVRTMMGTAREVAEKRAAEAARDDKAAKAEAGAASGEGN
- a CDS encoding metalloregulator ArsR/SmtB family transcription factor codes for the protein MLSASAQLDLVFAALADPTRRAILAMLLEDDMAVTDVAHPFEISLAAVSKHLGVLADAGLITRERRGRVIWCKLEPDALRGASVWMQAFGQFEPLDLDQFERFLESELAGTETAPLMPEEASGGDI